The Sulfolobus acidocaldarius DSM 639 genome has a window encoding:
- a CDS encoding type 1 glutamine amidotransferase has translation MNTLAIYNHPVERLGILSRFLKNVTEIYAEEITGEERFDNVVIMGGPMGVYEREKYRFLDLEMKLIRRAYSEKKRVLGICLGSQLIAEALGGKVVKGQFGVEIGVSRIRLVNDFKDYFGSDELHVFQWHGDTFSLPHGATLLAYSEKYYQAFNIGRALGIQFHIEVDSEMLRDWLRVYGGDSKMIEEVREQENNFEKIADKLVRYWLSL, from the coding sequence ATGAACACTTTAGCCATATACAACCATCCTGTGGAAAGGCTGGGTATACTCAGTAGGTTTCTGAAAAATGTAACCGAAATATATGCTGAGGAAATAACGGGCGAAGAGAGATTTGATAACGTGGTCATTATGGGAGGACCCATGGGAGTATATGAAAGAGAAAAATACCGTTTTTTAGATCTAGAAATGAAGTTGATCAGGAGAGCTTACTCAGAGAAGAAAAGAGTTTTAGGTATTTGCCTTGGATCACAGTTAATTGCCGAAGCTTTAGGAGGAAAAGTAGTAAAGGGGCAGTTCGGAGTTGAAATAGGTGTTTCAAGAATAAGACTAGTAAATGATTTTAAGGACTATTTTGGATCAGATGAGTTACATGTGTTTCAATGGCATGGTGATACTTTTTCCCTACCCCATGGCGCTACACTACTGGCTTACAGTGAAAAATATTATCAGGCATTTAATATCGGAAGAGCCTTAGGAATACAATTCCATATAGAAGTGGATTCGGAGATGCTGAGAGATTGGTTAAGGGTTTACGGAGGAGATAGTAAGATGATAGAGGAAGTAAGGGAACAGGAAAACAATTTCGAGAAAATAGCGGATAAATTGGTGAGATATTGGTTAAGCTTGTAG
- a CDS encoding acetoacetate decarboxylase family protein, with translation MNDNLLTYPFTRSGKSAIVPPPPWYYGVTYISAYVKFQKDTLYQFLPNFLDSKGEGWIYIAEFISPSEETWDLMYQDPDLTQYLEGAIGLRVYYEGKSYLYFPFMWVDKDWALVRGWLDGYPKKIAKISMTKLHPLLPKYNKPENGLKLGGYVVRGGNFLFRLQVELREKVDDVPLRSFGAPLNVRIYPARGESETSVFELVSRVRDENVLGEIWKGDAKIELGGYVNDELDKLKIEDVIAGYYYTTYFKVRTTRLLAKLDRETLVSK, from the coding sequence ATGAATGATAATCTGCTCACATACCCTTTCACGAGAAGTGGTAAATCAGCTATTGTTCCTCCTCCGCCATGGTACTATGGTGTGACATATATTTCGGCTTATGTAAAATTTCAAAAAGACACTTTGTATCAGTTTTTACCAAACTTTCTCGATAGCAAGGGAGAAGGCTGGATATATATAGCTGAATTTATCTCCCCGTCTGAGGAGACTTGGGATCTTATGTATCAGGACCCAGATTTAACCCAGTATCTAGAGGGAGCCATAGGTTTACGAGTATACTATGAAGGGAAAAGCTACTTATACTTTCCATTCATGTGGGTGGACAAGGACTGGGCTCTGGTAAGAGGATGGTTAGATGGATATCCTAAAAAGATAGCTAAGATCTCCATGACCAAACTACATCCTCTACTTCCTAAGTACAACAAACCAGAAAATGGACTAAAGCTTGGAGGATATGTTGTTAGAGGAGGAAATTTCCTGTTTAGACTACAGGTTGAGCTAAGGGAAAAGGTGGACGACGTGCCTCTGAGGAGCTTTGGTGCTCCTTTAAATGTTAGGATATATCCTGCAAGAGGGGAATCAGAGACCAGTGTCTTTGAACTGGTTAGCAGAGTTAGGGACGAGAATGTCCTAGGCGAGATATGGAAAGGAGATGCGAAGATAGAGCTTGGGGGATACGTAAATGATGAGCTCGACAAGTTGAAGATAGAAGACGTAATAGCAGGTTATTACTACACGACATACTTTAAGGTAAGAACTACAAGATTGCTTGCTAAGCTAGATAGAGAAACATTAGTGTCTAAGTAA
- a CDS encoding class I SAM-dependent methyltransferase: MDLLRIKTDTYIKEYSDIEKYIEQSLGGKFPYALSKTKRIILYAIIKETTPKIAIETGVGPGVSSTIILSALPEDSVLYSIDVRNRLEDGNEVGYIIPQKLRKKWKFFLGESRRFLPKILQEVNEVNFFLHDSDHSYENVMFELSTIWYKLSEGGVILVDNYRFSNATIDFVSSKKAIYSELSDEAGGLLLILKP; encoded by the coding sequence ATGGATCTACTAAGGATTAAAACTGACACTTATATCAAGGAATATTCGGACATTGAAAAATATATTGAACAATCGTTAGGCGGAAAATTTCCCTATGCGTTAAGTAAAACTAAAAGAATTATATTGTATGCGATAATAAAGGAGACTACGCCAAAGATTGCTATAGAGACGGGAGTAGGTCCCGGAGTATCATCAACCATAATCCTCTCAGCCTTACCTGAAGATTCTGTTCTTTACTCTATCGACGTGAGAAATAGGTTAGAAGACGGGAACGAAGTTGGATATATAATTCCACAAAAACTAAGGAAAAAGTGGAAATTCTTCCTTGGCGAGTCACGTCGTTTTTTACCTAAAATTCTCCAGGAGGTAAATGAGGTGAACTTCTTCCTTCATGATAGTGACCATAGTTATGAAAATGTGATGTTTGAACTCTCCACTATATGGTATAAGTTAAGTGAAGGTGGAGTGATATTGGTGGATAACTATAGGTTTAGTAATGCGACGATAGATTTTGTGAGTAGCAAAAAAGCGATATATTCTGAGCTGAGTGATGAAGCTGGAGGACTATTATTGATTTTAAAACCATAG
- the malA gene encoding alpha-glucosidase MalA — MEIKAERKGKVVRVLINNPNPVIKFNFKADQSEMIPSDIEVTKDTTSHSINVLLPLNTKTHVLGLGEKAFELDRRRTRVTMWNTDSYGYTWYSDPLYVSIPFFILVDSSIKGYFFNSPSKLVFDMGLERYDKIIVKIPEESVEFFVFEGDSVQEVIEHYVELTGKPFELPEWALGYQISRYSYYPQETVEEVVRRHLEEDIPLSAIYLDIDYMEKYRLFTWDKAKFPSPKELIEKLHSLGVKVVTIVDPCVRLDQNYHVFKDGLGNYVENEDGTIYADILWPGLSVFPDFLNSKTREWWRNLVEKWVKENNIDGIWLDMNEPSPLNKKPFNPRAIHRLDDNSQVYHESVHNLYSLFQAMATKPSVDFVLSRAGYSGIQRYAAIWTGDNTTSWSDLTLQLALTLGLSISGVPYVGCDLGGFIGRTTDYLLLYRYFQIALFFPIFRNHKDKGGSDQEIYSIPDYWKEKIKRVIKMRYQFLPYLNALARESSKTGHPIIRPLAYHYFRDENAFKINDQYMVGEYLLYAPQINKEGKRLIYLPEGKWLNWWTDEEYEGKNWIESDHDFPLFLRYNSVVPYGNGLITLNVYGNSGKIELGDGTQILHENGNVKISPGVNKSKFEVMRRPNKG, encoded by the coding sequence GTGGAGATTAAAGCAGAGAGAAAAGGAAAGGTAGTAAGGGTACTCATAAACAACCCTAATCCAGTTATTAAGTTTAATTTTAAGGCAGATCAATCAGAAATGATACCATCAGATATTGAAGTAACAAAAGATACTACAAGTCATTCCATAAACGTCCTTCTACCGTTAAATACAAAGACCCACGTTCTTGGACTTGGTGAAAAAGCGTTCGAGCTTGACAGAAGAAGAACTAGAGTTACTATGTGGAATACAGACTCTTATGGTTACACTTGGTATTCTGACCCACTGTATGTTAGCATACCGTTTTTTATACTTGTGGATAGTTCGATAAAAGGATATTTCTTTAATAGTCCCTCAAAACTAGTTTTTGACATGGGGTTAGAGAGATACGACAAAATTATAGTAAAAATTCCTGAGGAGAGTGTTGAATTCTTTGTCTTCGAGGGAGATTCCGTACAAGAGGTAATTGAGCATTATGTTGAATTAACAGGAAAACCGTTTGAACTTCCTGAATGGGCTTTAGGTTACCAGATAAGTAGATACTCCTATTATCCGCAAGAGACAGTAGAGGAGGTTGTGAGGAGACACCTTGAAGAGGATATACCCTTGTCTGCAATCTATCTCGACATAGATTATATGGAAAAGTATAGACTGTTTACATGGGATAAAGCAAAATTTCCATCTCCTAAGGAATTAATTGAAAAACTTCACTCCTTAGGGGTTAAGGTCGTAACTATAGTTGACCCTTGTGTGAGGTTAGATCAAAACTATCATGTATTTAAGGATGGGTTAGGTAACTATGTGGAGAACGAGGATGGGACTATTTACGCAGATATACTATGGCCAGGCTTGTCTGTATTTCCAGACTTTCTGAATTCCAAGACAAGAGAGTGGTGGAGAAACCTAGTGGAGAAATGGGTTAAAGAGAACAACATAGATGGAATTTGGTTGGACATGAATGAACCTTCTCCTCTTAATAAAAAGCCCTTCAATCCTAGAGCTATTCATAGACTAGACGATAATTCACAGGTATATCATGAGAGTGTTCATAATCTATATTCTCTATTTCAAGCAATGGCTACTAAGCCATCCGTAGATTTTGTTCTGAGCAGAGCCGGTTACTCAGGAATACAGAGATATGCTGCTATATGGACAGGTGATAACACCACCAGTTGGAGTGATTTAACTCTTCAGCTTGCATTAACTCTCGGTCTGTCAATTTCAGGTGTGCCATATGTGGGCTGTGATCTGGGTGGATTCATAGGTAGGACAACTGACTACCTCCTGTTATACAGGTATTTCCAAATTGCACTGTTCTTCCCCATTTTCAGAAATCACAAGGATAAAGGGGGGAGTGATCAAGAAATTTACTCAATACCAGATTACTGGAAGGAAAAAATTAAGAGAGTAATTAAGATGAGATATCAGTTCCTACCATACCTGAACGCATTAGCAAGAGAGTCTTCTAAAACAGGTCATCCGATTATAAGACCTTTGGCTTATCATTACTTCAGGGACGAAAATGCCTTCAAGATAAATGACCAGTATATGGTAGGAGAATACTTGCTTTACGCTCCACAAATTAATAAGGAAGGCAAAAGGCTGATCTATTTACCTGAAGGGAAGTGGTTGAATTGGTGGACTGATGAAGAGTATGAGGGAAAGAACTGGATAGAGAGTGACCATGATTTCCCATTATTCTTAAGATATAACTCAGTTGTACCCTATGGAAATGGCTTAATCACACTGAATGTTTACGGGAACAGCGGAAAGATAGAATTAGGTGATGGTACACAAATTCTCCATGAAAATGGTAACGTGAAGATCTCACCTGGAGTAAATAAAAGTAAATTTGAGGTAATGAGGAGACCGAATAAGGGTTAG
- a CDS encoding TrmB family transcriptional regulator sugar-binding domain-containing protein gives MFEVNDEFIDALTVLGISKKEALVFAYLTYKGGATAKEMISDLYIHQPQLYNILLSLERKGLIYVQNSKPKFYIPARLNIVLEKIDQEQTKRKHVILEQIKKLETNHRKSQGMMWMTKSTENVLNNCISVITSAKNELYVEIPNNYLQKLISYIIKVAESGVKTYLNIYPNVDEFLVNKLLESKVMEVKVHSLGHFFLVSADAEESVFMPRVMSLSTNPNIYSYVFRDSTMSLFFIHYYFEGWRTSRTVYRKAVTQSDFPMIFSAHRFATWEIMKAKEQGLRLKVKVDGVITRTGENVELFGYPNNVNISSEVINFELVEERSGRSYLIGGDNALVEDVSAEKIEVYTQ, from the coding sequence ATGTTTGAAGTCAATGATGAGTTTATAGATGCCCTTACAGTATTGGGAATATCGAAGAAAGAAGCTTTAGTTTTTGCTTATCTAACTTATAAAGGAGGAGCTACTGCTAAAGAGATGATATCTGACCTTTACATACATCAGCCTCAGCTTTACAATATACTTTTATCCCTAGAGAGGAAAGGTCTAATATATGTTCAGAACAGTAAGCCGAAATTCTACATCCCAGCAAGGTTAAACATAGTATTGGAAAAGATAGACCAAGAGCAGACAAAGAGAAAACATGTTATTCTGGAACAGATCAAAAAGCTTGAAACTAATCACAGGAAATCTCAGGGAATGATGTGGATGACAAAGAGCACTGAAAACGTATTGAACAACTGTATATCTGTTATTACGAGTGCTAAAAATGAGTTATACGTTGAAATTCCTAATAACTACCTTCAGAAGCTAATCAGCTACATTATTAAGGTTGCAGAGTCAGGCGTGAAAACTTATCTAAATATTTATCCTAATGTGGATGAGTTTCTAGTGAACAAGTTATTGGAAAGTAAAGTGATGGAAGTAAAGGTACATTCTTTAGGACACTTTTTCTTGGTATCTGCTGATGCAGAGGAAAGCGTGTTTATGCCGAGAGTCATGAGCCTCTCGACGAATCCTAACATTTACAGTTATGTCTTTAGAGACTCGACAATGAGTCTTTTCTTCATTCACTACTATTTCGAAGGATGGAGGACATCTAGGACTGTTTACAGGAAAGCTGTGACACAAAGTGATTTCCCTATGATATTTAGTGCCCATAGATTTGCTACATGGGAGATCATGAAGGCTAAAGAGCAGGGATTAAGATTAAAGGTAAAGGTGGATGGTGTAATAACCAGGACAGGAGAAAATGTTGAGTTATTTGGTTATCCCAATAACGTTAATATCAGTAGTGAAGTGATTAATTTCGAATTAGTAGAGGAAAGGAGTGGTAGGAGTTACCTCATAGGAGGAGATAATGCACTCGTGGAGGACGTCTCAGCTGAAAAAATAGAAGTTTATACTCAATAA
- a CDS encoding glycoside hydrolase produces MKVVLVLSIFVISILSVLALAQTGNVSVNFNVTSNGYVTIYLSGLPSSDDVILHWGVQPGPQSSWTQVYDTPMTWNGNNFSATIGPFQNGTWIGWVFHDNTTNTWINYDNHPFWNWNLEVNPPVVGITYATVLSNGSILITTIGRAPDDIVVHYGIASGPQTGLPWSNITDVTMVYNPLWGNYTAVIGPFPNGTWVQWVYHDLTENKYYSNNGQNFAIQVIYTFLTITGGNYDKYVYTINQNGKIFLTVDNKLNSPVNVNIVVNIQNNQLSYNGITLNPGQNNITLPFTASFSQGVYYPVVDLYYSNSLQGTFNLPQLIVLNTTGKRPISLVIVWNMHQPLYLSPQGVWEQPWVWVHTGQDFYWNSSLVGAYELQALLINKYNVSVTIDFTPVLLYQWLTILSQTNPKFASGINVNVTHDTQAVNYTLNLYRSLAQEGKVEVLTVPFYHPLQPIILDNGWWSDDLAQILMGIQMTRQVFNVSPAGTWTPEQAFNMGLITLYNQTGIRYTILDQDAYLPYVTVVSGNTNPYQPFEVLNSLGQSTIVLFRDTALSNQFSFQFFSQPPQLTAQQLIQELAMIYMNNPGGVVTVAFDGENPLIFNPSTGPQDLNAIYQALSQYQGSWLITQTASQAIATHKPYSVITNLPETSWNLNLNYWNNGNPGKIEIWKSVATAREYLVALTKAVGLNLSPVVNLPPSISPNSTNPIATLWNYLYVAEGSDWTWQTGPPSNGPSWFMYQALNYTNAIISTVNQMFSKITLTKANIDGHKLKLTFMNGLNYTLNLVLVVSSGNYNTSYNIVLNPGRNDISVNLPKSVNSVNVYLYSPVTPQDVGASPIPLFSYGFLIHSYSVNSDGSNSSMLTLIVIAGALIIPVLGLTVRRFLK; encoded by the coding sequence ATGAAAGTAGTCCTAGTGCTAAGTATATTCGTAATATCCATCCTGTCTGTCCTAGCTCTAGCGCAAACTGGAAATGTCAGCGTTAACTTTAATGTCACATCAAATGGATATGTCACAATATATCTATCTGGACTACCTAGCAGTGACGATGTTATACTACACTGGGGAGTACAACCTGGACCTCAGTCATCATGGACTCAAGTATATGATACACCAATGACCTGGAATGGAAATAACTTCTCTGCAACAATAGGTCCTTTTCAGAATGGGACTTGGATTGGATGGGTTTTCCACGACAACACCACAAATACATGGATAAACTATGATAATCATCCGTTCTGGAACTGGAATTTAGAAGTAAATCCACCAGTGGTGGGGATTACTTACGCTACAGTTCTCAGTAATGGTTCAATATTGATTACCACAATAGGAAGAGCACCAGATGATATTGTGGTTCATTACGGAATTGCATCAGGACCACAGACAGGGTTACCTTGGAGCAATATCACTGATGTGACAATGGTATATAATCCTCTGTGGGGTAATTATACTGCAGTCATAGGTCCGTTCCCTAATGGAACATGGGTTCAGTGGGTGTATCATGATCTCACTGAGAATAAATACTATAGTAATAATGGGCAGAACTTTGCTATTCAAGTTATTTACACATTTTTAACAATTACTGGTGGGAATTATGACAAGTACGTATACACTATTAATCAGAATGGTAAAATATTCTTGACTGTAGATAACAAGCTTAACAGTCCTGTAAATGTAAATATTGTAGTTAATATTCAAAATAATCAACTATCCTATAACGGAATAACCCTGAATCCTGGACAGAACAATATAACTCTTCCATTTACCGCCTCTTTTAGTCAAGGTGTCTATTATCCTGTTGTTGATCTATACTATTCCAACTCGCTACAGGGAACTTTCAATTTGCCACAACTAATTGTTCTTAACACTACTGGTAAAAGACCCATTAGTCTAGTAATAGTATGGAACATGCATCAACCACTATATCTGTCCCCTCAAGGGGTCTGGGAACAGCCCTGGGTATGGGTTCACACTGGTCAAGACTTTTATTGGAATTCCAGTCTAGTAGGAGCTTATGAATTACAAGCCCTATTAATTAACAAATACAATGTGAGCGTAACAATAGATTTTACTCCAGTCCTGTTATATCAGTGGTTGACTATTCTATCCCAAACTAATCCAAAATTCGCAAGCGGAATTAACGTAAATGTAACCCATGATACACAGGCTGTAAACTATACTCTAAATCTTTACAGGAGTTTAGCGCAGGAGGGTAAGGTAGAAGTGTTAACTGTACCCTTCTATCATCCATTACAGCCAATAATACTTGATAACGGTTGGTGGAGTGACGATTTAGCTCAAATACTTATGGGTATCCAAATGACTAGACAAGTATTTAATGTCAGCCCTGCAGGAACATGGACACCTGAACAGGCTTTCAACATGGGCTTAATAACGTTATATAATCAGACTGGTATTCGATACACCATACTAGATCAAGATGCTTATCTTCCTTACGTTACAGTAGTAAGTGGAAATACAAATCCTTATCAACCATTTGAAGTATTAAATAGCCTTGGACAAAGTACAATAGTTCTGTTTAGGGATACAGCATTATCTAATCAGTTTAGTTTCCAGTTCTTTAGTCAGCCTCCTCAGCTTACTGCACAACAACTAATCCAAGAATTAGCCATGATATATATGAATAACCCAGGAGGTGTGGTTACTGTAGCTTTTGATGGCGAGAACCCACTCATATTTAATCCATCTACCGGACCGCAGGATTTGAACGCAATCTATCAAGCTCTCTCTCAGTATCAGGGAAGTTGGTTGATTACACAAACAGCAAGTCAAGCTATAGCAACCCATAAGCCCTACAGTGTGATAACTAATTTGCCCGAAACCTCATGGAATCTAAATCTGAACTATTGGAATAACGGAAACCCAGGTAAAATAGAGATCTGGAAGAGCGTCGCAACTGCAAGAGAATATCTAGTTGCGTTAACCAAAGCAGTAGGCTTGAATTTGTCTCCAGTAGTTAATCTACCACCATCAATATCTCCAAACTCTACAAATCCAATAGCAACCTTATGGAACTACCTGTATGTAGCTGAAGGTAGTGATTGGACATGGCAAACAGGTCCTCCATCAAATGGTCCTTCATGGTTTATGTATCAAGCACTAAACTATACTAACGCCATAATTAGTACAGTGAATCAAATGTTTTCCAAAATAACTCTAACGAAAGCAAATATAGACGGTCATAAGCTTAAATTGACATTCATGAACGGTCTCAACTATACCCTAAACCTAGTGTTAGTAGTATCCTCAGGGAATTATAACACCAGTTACAACATAGTGCTAAATCCGGGGAGAAACGATATAAGTGTTAATTTACCCAAATCTGTCAACAGTGTAAATGTATATCTATACTCTCCTGTAACACCACAAGATGTAGGGGCTTCACCTATACCATTATTTAGTTATGGCTTCCTTATACATAGCTATAGTGTGAATAGTGATGGAAGTAACTCCTCTATGTTAACATTGATTGTGATAGCAGGGGCTCTAATAATCCCAGTGTTAGGTCTAACCGTAAGGAGGTTCCTGAAATAG
- a CDS encoding sugar ABC transporter permease, with protein MQRVGSKRTVGKIIRLAISYLVLVVMAIISIFPIYYIVITSLNNIPSLASVSLGSLLPSRISLNAYYDILFQEPFFVWLRNSLIMALGTIIVSVLVAFLTGAALSRLNVPGKKALIVFLYILTFLPSVATVIPLYLMFASLHLINTYYGLILAYSSGTSIFGAYLVKIFIDTIPPEYEEAAMVDGLSRFRAYIRILLPMTRPIVAFVMLLAFLGAYTDYALANAFITSGNMWTLTLGMYYLAVTNHSTLYNVFAAFSVIMGVPIMAIFIAFQKYIRNVYSLSGGK; from the coding sequence ATGCAGAGGGTCGGTAGCAAGAGAACAGTAGGTAAGATAATTAGATTGGCAATATCATATTTAGTTTTAGTCGTAATGGCAATAATTTCAATATTCCCAATTTATTACATAGTAATCACGTCACTGAACAATATCCCCTCATTAGCTTCTGTGAGTCTAGGCTCACTTTTGCCTAGCAGGATAAGTTTGAATGCATATTATGACATTTTGTTTCAGGAGCCCTTCTTTGTCTGGTTAAGAAATAGCCTTATCATGGCTTTAGGTACAATAATTGTCTCCGTATTAGTAGCCTTTTTGACCGGGGCTGCGTTATCCAGATTGAATGTACCAGGAAAGAAGGCTCTAATCGTTTTCCTCTACATACTAACTTTCTTACCATCTGTGGCTACTGTAATACCATTATATCTAATGTTCGCTTCTTTACATCTGATAAATACATATTATGGTCTTATCCTGGCTTATTCATCGGGCACATCTATTTTCGGTGCTTATCTAGTTAAAATATTCATAGATACTATCCCCCCAGAATATGAGGAGGCTGCTATGGTCGATGGTCTTTCAAGATTCAGAGCATATATAAGAATACTTTTACCGATGACACGACCAATTGTCGCTTTCGTAATGTTACTCGCCTTTTTAGGTGCTTATACTGACTATGCCTTAGCAAATGCTTTCATAACCTCAGGGAATATGTGGACCTTGACATTGGGTATGTACTATTTAGCAGTGACAAATCACTCAACCTTGTACAATGTTTTTGCAGCGTTCTCTGTAATCATGGGTGTACCAATTATGGCTATATTCATAGCCTTTCAAAAGTACATCAGGAACGTATATTCCCTATCAGGAGGTAAGTAA
- a CDS encoding carbohydrate ABC transporter permease, whose product MGKRQVIFNYFYLLPILALVLFLFLYPVAYAVYISFTNFSLFHFFQYSYIGFKNYINILTNPNFYFVELLKNTAIWTIGSLIPMMILGFFLALILNQSDLKFKNVFFSSFLIPWAFPAYISLLIWSGMWDYSYGIINKIIGLIGIAPINWLNNTTYAWVALILTNVWLSFPYYTSIFLSALQSIPRELYEIAEVDGAGMLTRFARITLPMMKSTLVFVGVSGFIFTWNNFYPVFILTGGGPGTSTDILIVYSYQEAFSYNQYALASAYSIISTIILAIMAVIMFRYSRILEGRG is encoded by the coding sequence GTGGGTAAAAGACAAGTAATTTTTAATTATTTTTACCTTCTTCCCATACTAGCATTAGTTCTGTTCCTATTCTTATATCCAGTTGCTTACGCTGTGTATATCTCGTTCACGAATTTCAGCCTGTTTCATTTCTTCCAGTATTCTTATATTGGCTTCAAAAATTACATCAATATCTTAACTAATCCTAACTTTTACTTTGTCGAACTACTCAAAAATACGGCAATCTGGACTATAGGGAGTCTAATACCAATGATGATACTAGGTTTCTTCCTAGCACTAATACTAAATCAGAGTGACCTAAAATTTAAGAATGTTTTCTTTTCGTCCTTCTTAATACCGTGGGCATTTCCAGCATATATCTCGTTGCTTATCTGGTCAGGGATGTGGGACTACTCTTATGGTATAATAAACAAGATAATAGGGTTAATAGGAATAGCTCCAATAAATTGGCTTAACAATACCACATATGCTTGGGTAGCACTTATTCTTACTAATGTATGGTTATCTTTCCCTTATTATACCTCAATTTTTCTGTCTGCGTTACAGAGCATACCCAGAGAATTGTATGAAATAGCAGAGGTTGACGGAGCAGGCATGTTAACGAGGTTTGCCAGGATAACGTTACCAATGATGAAGAGTACATTAGTATTTGTTGGCGTAAGTGGTTTCATATTCACCTGGAACAATTTCTATCCCGTATTTATACTTACCGGAGGAGGTCCTGGCACGTCCACGGATATATTGATAGTTTATTCTTATCAGGAGGCGTTTAGTTATAACCAATATGCGCTTGCTTCTGCATACTCCATAATAAGTACTATAATACTTGCAATTATGGCTGTTATTATGTTCAGATACTCGAGAATATTGGAGGGGAGGGGATAA
- a CDS encoding extracellular solute-binding protein: MNKDYRRRKKGVSNTQIIIVVVVVLIIVIGVGVYLLMGRSSSSSPSTTTNTSSSMSSSSSSGGVSSTTSQTPVTITVWDTYSPSEDKAFNQTLAAFEQQYPWIHVQVTYGVSVATSNFASAAKAGQAPIVYRDTSDDAGKLFAAGLLLDLSQYLNSSVFSQYLPIAINNFNLSGKIYGLPDNVNYIVMFYNKKYVPYPPNTTAQLVNIALNVNKTYNVWGIAYGMGQEYGYRFAAWFAGFGGQMFNSQGIPQLNSTAMVNALQFWYNLTYVMGVNPQGISTTLEQQLFTSGKAAIIFDGPWDLQKYVSALGSDLGAAPLPIVSQTGLRAAPFIGSTGWVISSPQASGATPQQIQAALLFIQFVTGYKAEMNLWNIAGDIPAYLASYNQALTQLKAGNITPSYLGSIMAGIFEQANYGQKFPNIPQMSFYWNTFHEYVTEYYAGQITAQQAAQEMESTMIQQMQANGYYPDFILAIPDVMY; encoded by the coding sequence ATGAACAAAGATTACAGGAGAAGGAAAAAAGGAGTATCCAATACCCAAATAATAATAGTTGTAGTAGTGGTTTTAATAATCGTAATAGGAGTTGGTGTATATCTGTTAATGGGTAGGTCATCATCTAGTAGTCCAAGTACAACCACAAACACATCCAGCAGTATGTCTTCAAGTTCTTCGAGTGGCGGTGTATCTTCTACTACGTCGCAAACCCCAGTGACTATAACTGTATGGGATACATATAGCCCCTCGGAGGATAAGGCATTCAATCAAACTTTAGCTGCTTTCGAGCAACAGTATCCATGGATACACGTTCAAGTCACTTATGGTGTATCAGTTGCCACCTCCAACTTCGCCTCTGCTGCGAAAGCAGGTCAAGCCCCAATAGTATATAGGGATACAAGCGATGATGCAGGAAAATTATTTGCTGCCGGATTATTACTGGATCTTTCTCAGTATCTCAATTCCAGTGTATTCAGCCAATATTTACCAATAGCAATCAATAATTTCAACCTAAGTGGTAAAATTTATGGGCTTCCTGACAACGTCAACTATATTGTTATGTTCTACAACAAGAAATATGTACCATATCCTCCCAATACAACTGCTCAGTTAGTGAATATTGCGTTAAATGTGAATAAGACATACAATGTTTGGGGAATAGCTTACGGAATGGGTCAGGAATACGGTTATAGATTTGCTGCCTGGTTTGCCGGTTTTGGCGGTCAGATGTTTAATAGTCAAGGCATTCCTCAATTGAACTCAACTGCAATGGTCAATGCTTTACAATTCTGGTACAACTTAACTTATGTAATGGGAGTTAACCCACAAGGTATCTCAACCACATTAGAACAACAGCTATTTACCAGTGGTAAGGCTGCCATAATATTTGACGGTCCATGGGATCTACAGAAGTACGTTAGTGCCCTGGGCTCTGATTTAGGAGCAGCACCATTACCAATTGTAAGTCAAACAGGGTTGAGAGCTGCACCGTTTATAGGATCTACAGGTTGGGTTATATCTAGTCCACAAGCTAGTGGTGCAACTCCACAGCAGATACAAGCTGCACTTCTGTTCATCCAGTTTGTCACTGGCTATAAGGCAGAAATGAACTTATGGAACATAGCAGGAGATATACCTGCATATCTCGCTAGCTATAATCAAGCTCTTACTCAATTGAAAGCAGGTAACATAACACCCTCATATCTCGGCAGTATAATGGCAGGGATATTTGAACAGGCTAATTATGGACAGAAGTTCCCCAATATTCCACAGATGAGTTTCTATTGGAATACCTTCCATGAATACGTCACTGAGTACTATGCAGGTCAAATTACGGCTCAACAGGCTGCACAAGAAATGGAATCAACCATGATACAACAAATGCAAGCTAATGGGTATTATCCAGACTTTATTTTAGCTATACCAGATGTCATGTACTAG